The Pedobacter roseus genome contains a region encoding:
- a CDS encoding TonB-dependent receptor produces MRSLLLYCFCFFTSLNLLAQKITLKGLVTSQNGPVENITVKILGSQGSTKSNTSGYYQFNNLSSGNYDLVFSGIGYQSKRIKVALKGDTTLINAELLSLSSNLNDVVITGVNRATELRKSPVPIAVITRKSMDQNVNTNLIEAIVKGVPGVTAVTTGPNVSKPFIRGLGYNRVLTLYDGLRQEGQQWGDEHGIEVDEYGITRAEVVKGPASLTYGSDALAGVINMIPYTPNFENGKLKGDFTANYQSNNGMIGSSIGLAYIKNDWKYTFRATGKTAHNYENKIDGLVYGTAFREYNLSASARVDKSWGFSKTAITYYDNLMEIPDGSRDSLSRKFTRQVLDNGDDIKNRPIVPESDLNSYSINPLHQHIQHYRFYNTSQFKFGTSDLNILIGGQQSVRREYNHPTVPNQAGLYVVLNTFNYDLKYNLPDFAGIESTIGVNGMYQGNRSKAATDFPIPDYDLFDIGAFYFAKKSMGKVDISGGIRLDRRNINWGNFYVGTHAQTGFGKQVNATDASGKLQFPSFDKNYYGLSGSLGLTYNISEKLLIKANIARGYRAPNITEIGSNGLDPGAHIVYLGNRTFKPEFNLQEDIGIIAYLKDADISMELFNNNIQNYIYQSRLTDANGNPVVIVPGNLTYQYQQSKARLYGAEVSVNLHPRAIKWLSFNNSLAYIVGLNQNQELLNKHGREAKYLPFIPPLQVRTEVKATAQKPFGIFDKPYIKIDAAFFGGQNKFYALDNTETYTLGYTLINGGIGSTLKTKKGKTFCDIFLQTDNIFNVAYQSNLNRLKYFEYYNQSPNGRSGIYNMGRNFSFKVIVPI; encoded by the coding sequence ATGAGATCCCTTTTACTATATTGTTTCTGTTTTTTTACATCGTTAAACCTCTTAGCGCAAAAAATAACCCTTAAAGGTCTGGTCACCTCTCAAAACGGACCTGTAGAAAATATCACTGTTAAAATTTTGGGATCTCAAGGATCTACCAAATCAAACACTTCCGGTTACTATCAATTTAATAATCTTTCTTCGGGAAATTACGATCTTGTTTTTTCTGGCATTGGTTACCAATCGAAAAGGATCAAAGTTGCATTGAAAGGTGATACTACGCTTATTAATGCCGAGCTGTTAAGCTTGTCATCAAATCTAAATGATGTGGTCATCACGGGGGTTAACCGGGCTACTGAGTTACGCAAAAGTCCGGTGCCTATTGCCGTAATCACCCGAAAATCAATGGATCAGAATGTAAATACTAATTTAATCGAGGCCATTGTTAAAGGAGTTCCTGGCGTTACCGCAGTTACTACGGGTCCAAATGTTTCCAAGCCCTTTATCCGTGGTTTGGGTTATAACCGTGTTTTAACCCTGTATGATGGTTTAAGGCAAGAAGGGCAGCAATGGGGCGATGAACACGGAATCGAAGTGGATGAGTATGGCATTACAAGGGCTGAGGTAGTAAAAGGTCCGGCCAGTTTAACTTATGGTTCTGATGCCCTGGCTGGAGTAATCAACATGATTCCCTATACACCGAATTTTGAAAATGGAAAATTAAAAGGCGATTTTACCGCAAACTATCAAAGCAATAATGGTATGATCGGTTCGTCTATTGGGTTAGCCTATATTAAAAACGATTGGAAATATACCTTTAGGGCAACTGGAAAAACAGCCCATAATTATGAAAATAAAATTGATGGATTGGTTTATGGAACAGCCTTTAGAGAATATAATTTATCGGCCAGTGCAAGGGTAGATAAATCGTGGGGCTTTTCTAAAACGGCCATCACTTATTATGATAATTTGATGGAAATACCCGATGGGAGCAGAGATTCGTTATCCAGAAAGTTTACACGACAAGTGTTGGATAATGGTGACGACATCAAAAACAGACCCATTGTGCCTGAAAGTGATTTGAACAGCTATTCCATTAATCCTTTGCACCAGCACATTCAACATTACCGTTTTTACAATACGAGCCAGTTTAAATTCGGTACCAGTGACTTAAATATATTAATCGGCGGACAGCAGAGTGTGAGGCGGGAATATAACCACCCAACTGTACCCAATCAGGCAGGCCTTTATGTGGTGCTCAATACTTTTAATTATGATCTCAAATATAACCTGCCAGATTTTGCAGGCATTGAAAGTACCATTGGGGTAAATGGCATGTACCAGGGCAACAGGAGCAAGGCTGCTACTGATTTTCCGATCCCTGATTATGATCTTTTTGATATCGGTGCTTTTTATTTTGCCAAGAAATCAATGGGCAAGGTTGATATCTCAGGAGGGATCAGATTGGATAGAAGAAACATTAATTGGGGCAATTTTTACGTAGGTACCCATGCACAAACAGGCTTTGGCAAACAGGTAAATGCTACTGACGCTAGCGGAAAACTGCAGTTTCCTTCTTTCGATAAAAATTATTACGGCCTGTCTGGAAGTTTAGGTTTAACCTATAACATTTCTGAAAAACTATTGATAAAAGCAAATATTGCGAGGGGCTACCGCGCACCAAATATTACCGAAATTGGCTCCAATGGTTTAGATCCGGGCGCACATATTGTATACCTGGGTAACCGGACTTTTAAACCCGAATTTAACCTGCAGGAAGATATTGGCATTATTGCCTATTTAAAAGATGCCGATATTAGTATGGAGCTCTTCAATAACAACATTCAGAACTATATTTATCAGTCGCGTTTAACAGATGCCAATGGAAATCCTGTTGTTATCGTACCCGGGAATTTGACCTATCAGTATCAGCAATCAAAAGCAAGGTTATACGGGGCTGAAGTTTCTGTAAATCTCCATCCAAGGGCGATAAAATGGTTAAGTTTTAATAATAGTTTGGCTTATATTGTAGGTTTGAATCAAAATCAGGAATTATTGAACAAACATGGCCGTGAGGCTAAATATCTACCTTTTATTCCGCCACTACAGGTGAGAACAGAGGTTAAGGCTACTGCGCAAAAGCCATTCGGCATTTTTGATAAGCCTTATATCAAAATTGATGCTGCTTTTTTTGGAGGCCAAAACAAGTTTTACGCTTTAGACAATACAGAAACTTATACCCTAGGCTATACCTTGATTAACGGTGGGATTGGATCAACATTAAAAACTAAAAAAGGAAAAACATTTTGCGATATTTTTCTTCAGACTGATAATATTTTCAATGTGGCATACCAATCTAATTTGAACAGACTAAAATATTTCGAGTATTATAATCAATCGCCCAATGGCCGGTCAGGAATTTATAATATGGGCAGAAATTTTAGTTTTAAAGTTATTGTACCTATTTAG
- a CDS encoding DinB family protein, whose product MKKSILIANRLKEVFLNGYWIANTNYKDQLEKINWQEAIHQVENLNTIAALTYHINYYLVGLLHVFNGEPLEIKDQYSFNLPPIHSDNDWKKLVDEFLTNAELFASAVEKMPEEKFNDNFVDEKYGTYLRNIEAVIEHSYYHLGQIVLIKKLISANK is encoded by the coding sequence ATGAAAAAATCTATTTTAATTGCAAATCGCTTAAAAGAGGTTTTTCTAAACGGCTATTGGATAGCCAATACCAATTATAAAGATCAATTAGAAAAAATTAATTGGCAAGAGGCTATCCATCAGGTAGAAAATTTAAATACCATCGCAGCCCTAACTTACCACATCAATTATTATTTGGTAGGACTTTTACACGTATTTAATGGCGAACCTTTAGAAATTAAAGACCAATACAGTTTTAATCTTCCACCAATACATTCAGATAATGATTGGAAAAAACTTGTTGATGAGTTTTTGACAAATGCTGAACTTTTTGCATCTGCGGTTGAAAAAATGCCCGAAGAAAAATTTAATGATAATTTTGTGGACGAAAAATATGGCACTTATTTACGGAATATTGAAGCCGTTATCGAACACAGCTATTATCATTTAGGGCAAATTGTGTTGATTAAAAAGTTGATATCAGCCAATAAATGA
- a CDS encoding PaaI family thioesterase, whose protein sequence is MNWLAPVLIKAEHGVLVCQYTIRKEMTNPYQILHGGVTAGIIDDLIGATVFTMGLNERYTTVNNYIDYFTPASEGDEVVAETSIVKRGRTILNLQCEIYLPGKKTFNS, encoded by the coding sequence ATGAACTGGCTTGCCCCGGTGCTAATTAAGGCAGAACATGGCGTTTTGGTTTGTCAATATACCATCCGTAAAGAGATGACCAATCCTTATCAAATTTTACACGGTGGTGTAACTGCAGGCATAATTGATGATTTAATTGGTGCAACGGTATTTACTATGGGATTAAACGAGCGTTATACTACGGTAAATAACTATATAGATTACTTTACGCCGGCCAGCGAAGGTGATGAAGTAGTTGCTGAAACTTCAATTGTTAAAAGAGGACGGACGATATTAAATCTTCAGTGCGAAATATATTTACCTGGAAAAAAAACGTTTAATAGCTAA
- a CDS encoding S9 family peptidase has translation MQKRLTIILFFVVSFAYAQKKPLDHTVYDTWESVGTKQLSNNGVWAMYSILQQEGDAQLYLTNIKTNAKLNIPRGMNSQFSKDSKFAAFNIRPLNKDLRQAKIKKKKADELPKDSLGIANLTANTVTKVARVKSFKFPEEGSGVMAYLTEKPDTAKKTVKPAEKKDAEFDFADDEPATKGKTEEGTDLVVKNLLTGTEKTYKFVTDYYFSKDGKQLVFACSGSKKDKTAPQGVFLLNTEKGTLKTLIKGKGSFKNFTFDEESEHVAFVGEQSPEKQEVKDYNIYYNSLTLDTAQILVDFDMPGLPAKWSVNGEGKITFSKDGKKLFFGISPIKKPKDTTIVDFEVAKVDVWNYKDDYLQPMQLKNADRDSKKSYLSVIDVYSSDPKVIPLTDLKLPDANMIAEGDANVVLASTDYGRRIESQWSGSTTKDYYLVDTKNGQKKKIIDNLSGYAMASPGGNYVLYFDRKAGSWNTYSVATGKVTILNAGLSEKFVDEENDVPDLPSAYGLATWTEGDKAVLIYDKYDIWSFTPDGKTAPKNITAGFGRANNLTFRYERLQPENRFERNADSKFVKANELVWLDGFNNVTKENGFYRTNVGSSKAPELVVMAKFKYSNLVKAKDADVYIYDKANYAESPNVYVTTDFKTETKLSNTNPQQQNYNWGTAELVKWTTPKGYKAEGILYKPENFDPNKKYPMIAYFYEKLTDGLYTYQAPAPTPSRLNISYFVSNGYLVFAPDISYETGHPGKSAVEFINSGVENLKKNSWVDGTKIGIQGQSWGGYQVAYLITQNNMYAAAWAGAPVANMTSAYGGIRWETGMNRQFQYEKTQSRIGATLWEKPELYIENSPLFMFPKVNTPVVVMANDADGAVPWYQGIEMFTGLRRLGKPVWMLNYNGEAHNLVQRQNRKDIQIREQQFFDYYLKGAKAPVWMTSGVPATEKGKTWGFELTDEKP, from the coding sequence ATGCAAAAGAGACTAACAATTATTCTGTTTTTCGTTGTCAGCTTTGCCTACGCACAAAAGAAACCATTAGATCATACGGTGTATGATACCTGGGAATCGGTGGGTACAAAGCAACTATCCAATAATGGCGTTTGGGCCATGTACAGCATCCTGCAGCAAGAAGGAGACGCGCAACTTTACCTTACCAATATCAAAACCAACGCAAAACTGAACATTCCGAGAGGGATGAATTCGCAGTTTAGCAAGGATTCTAAATTTGCTGCATTTAACATCCGTCCTTTAAATAAAGACTTACGTCAGGCTAAAATAAAAAAGAAAAAGGCTGACGAATTACCAAAAGATTCATTGGGCATTGCCAACCTCACTGCCAATACGGTTACTAAGGTAGCAAGGGTAAAATCTTTTAAATTTCCAGAGGAAGGTTCGGGTGTGATGGCTTATTTAACAGAAAAGCCCGACACTGCAAAGAAAACTGTAAAACCTGCCGAGAAAAAAGATGCTGAATTCGATTTTGCAGATGATGAACCTGCTACCAAAGGTAAAACTGAAGAAGGTACTGATTTGGTGGTCAAAAATCTTTTAACCGGCACAGAAAAAACCTATAAATTCGTTACCGATTATTATTTCAGTAAGGATGGTAAACAACTGGTTTTTGCTTGTAGTGGATCTAAAAAAGATAAAACTGCGCCACAGGGTGTATTTTTACTGAATACTGAAAAAGGTACATTAAAAACCTTAATCAAAGGCAAAGGAAGTTTCAAAAACTTTACGTTTGATGAGGAAAGTGAACATGTGGCTTTTGTTGGAGAGCAAAGCCCTGAGAAACAGGAAGTAAAAGATTATAACATCTATTATAATTCGCTAACACTTGATACTGCACAAATATTAGTTGATTTCGATATGCCGGGCCTACCTGCAAAATGGTCGGTTAACGGCGAAGGGAAAATTACTTTCAGTAAAGATGGCAAGAAATTGTTTTTTGGCATCTCTCCCATTAAAAAGCCAAAAGATACTACAATCGTAGATTTTGAAGTGGCAAAAGTTGATGTTTGGAACTATAAAGATGATTATTTGCAGCCTATGCAGCTTAAAAATGCAGATAGGGACAGTAAAAAAAGCTATCTGTCTGTTATCGATGTTTACAGCAGCGATCCTAAAGTAATTCCGTTAACAGATTTAAAATTGCCTGATGCGAATATGATCGCCGAAGGTGATGCAAATGTAGTTTTGGCTTCTACAGATTATGGTCGCAGGATTGAATCGCAATGGAGTGGTTCTACCACAAAAGATTACTATTTAGTTGATACTAAAAATGGCCAGAAAAAGAAAATCATTGATAATTTAAGCGGTTATGCAATGGCTTCTCCAGGTGGAAACTATGTTTTATATTTTGATAGAAAAGCTGGTAGCTGGAATACTTACAGTGTAGCCACGGGAAAAGTAACCATATTGAATGCTGGATTATCAGAAAAATTTGTTGATGAAGAAAACGACGTACCGGATTTACCTTCTGCTTATGGTTTAGCCACCTGGACTGAAGGTGATAAAGCTGTATTAATTTACGATAAATATGACATCTGGTCGTTCACTCCAGATGGAAAAACGGCACCAAAAAACATTACTGCAGGTTTCGGAAGGGCTAACAACCTTACTTTCCGTTACGAAAGGTTACAGCCAGAAAATAGATTTGAGCGCAATGCGGATAGTAAATTTGTAAAAGCAAATGAGTTGGTTTGGTTAGATGGTTTCAATAATGTAACCAAAGAAAACGGTTTTTACCGTACCAATGTAGGCTCATCTAAAGCTCCTGAATTGGTGGTAATGGCCAAATTTAAATATTCGAACCTGGTAAAAGCTAAGGATGCCGATGTTTACATTTACGATAAAGCCAATTATGCAGAATCTCCGAATGTTTATGTAACCACTGATTTTAAAACAGAAACTAAACTAAGCAATACCAATCCTCAACAACAAAATTATAACTGGGGAACGGCAGAATTGGTAAAATGGACTACACCAAAGGGGTATAAAGCAGAAGGGATTTTGTATAAGCCAGAAAATTTCGATCCAAACAAAAAATATCCGATGATTGCTTATTTTTATGAGAAACTTACTGATGGTTTATATACTTACCAGGCACCTGCTCCTACTCCATCACGTTTAAATATCTCATATTTTGTAAGTAATGGTTATTTGGTTTTCGCACCGGATATTAGCTATGAAACTGGTCACCCGGGTAAATCTGCAGTTGAGTTTATCAATTCAGGCGTAGAAAATTTGAAGAAAAACAGTTGGGTTGATGGTACTAAAATTGGTATTCAGGGCCAAAGCTGGGGCGGTTACCAGGTGGCTTATCTGATTACCCAAAATAACATGTACGCAGCTGCATGGGCTGGTGCTCCAGTTGCCAATATGACTTCTGCTTATGGTGGTATCCGTTGGGAAACCGGTATGAACCGTCAGTTTCAGTACGAAAAAACACAAAGCCGTATTGGTGCAACCCTTTGGGAAAAACCAGAATTATACATCGAGAACTCTCCATTATTTATGTTCCCGAAAGTAAATACACCAGTGGTGGTAATGGCAAATGATGCCGACGGTGCTGTGCCCTGGTACCAGGGAATTGAAATGTTTACCGGTTTACGTCGCCTGGGCAAACCAGTTTGGATGTTAAACTATAACGGCGAAGCACACAATCTGGTTCAACGCCAAAACCGTAAAGACATACAGATACGCGAACAACAGTTTTTTGATTATTATTTAAAAGGAGCAAAAGCACCGGTTTGGATGACAAGCGGAGTGCCTGCAACCGAAAAAGGAAAAACCTGGGGTTTTGAGTTAACCGATGAGAAACCTTAG
- the yidC gene encoding membrane protein insertase YidC, whose protein sequence is MDRNTFTGLFLIMIILAGSFYFFRPSEAEIKKAKETERLDSLKKAGATPVQKDTTKTAAIAANPAVDSLALKGPFGTALTGTEANTVLENENLLITLSNKGGKITSVEVKGQKTFSGKPLILFAGSENKFGLNLNAAGKVINTNDLYFTSTKTGNTVTMRANYGANAYVEYVYDLKALSNKVAFNVNLVGLQQVIAGNTIGLNWSTILLQQEKSIESEHRYSAPYYKYLDGDVNHLSVSKDEKEDLTKGKIQWFSFKQHFFSASLISKQAFEKGSLEVKIPTAPGQVKFYDANMQLPYAHTANQVYEMEFYFGTNKFSALKAQGYDLEQQVDMGYWPLKYINRFIVLPVFNFLNGFGWNYGLIILVLTILLKLALSPLTYKSYLSMAKMRVLKPEMDEIKAKVGEDNPTLVQQEYLKLYKKAGVNPLGGCLPMVLQLPLVMAFFFFFPNLFELRGHSFLWMKDLSTYDEFIKFGVKIPFIGDHLSLMCVLMTISTLIMTYFNNQVSGATGQMKYIGYIMPVIFLGVLNSYPAGLNYYYFLANLMTFGQQFLIRKMVDDEKIHALIQQNKARPADEKKKKSKFQQRLDDYMRQQQQAKK, encoded by the coding sequence ATGGATAGAAATACCTTCACAGGACTGTTCCTGATCATGATCATTTTGGCAGGATCGTTCTACTTTTTTAGGCCAAGTGAGGCTGAAATTAAAAAAGCCAAAGAAACAGAGCGTCTGGATTCTTTGAAAAAAGCTGGTGCAACACCGGTACAAAAAGACACCACTAAAACAGCTGCAATTGCAGCGAACCCAGCTGTAGATTCTTTAGCATTAAAAGGTCCTTTTGGCACTGCATTAACAGGTACTGAAGCAAATACTGTTTTAGAAAATGAAAATTTATTGATCACCTTAAGTAATAAAGGTGGTAAAATTACCTCAGTAGAAGTTAAAGGCCAGAAAACCTTTTCTGGAAAACCACTTATTTTATTTGCTGGTAGTGAGAACAAGTTTGGTTTAAATTTAAATGCGGCTGGTAAAGTAATCAATACCAACGATTTATATTTTACATCAACCAAAACAGGTAACACGGTTACCATGCGTGCCAACTACGGCGCCAATGCTTACGTAGAATACGTTTACGATTTAAAAGCCCTGAGCAACAAAGTAGCTTTCAATGTTAATTTAGTTGGTTTACAACAGGTAATTGCTGGTAATACTATTGGTTTAAACTGGTCGACGATCTTATTACAGCAAGAAAAATCGATCGAAAGTGAGCACCGTTACTCTGCACCATATTACAAATATTTAGATGGCGATGTAAACCACCTGAGTGTTTCGAAAGATGAAAAAGAAGATTTAACAAAAGGTAAAATCCAATGGTTCTCTTTTAAACAACACTTCTTCTCGGCTTCATTAATCTCTAAACAAGCTTTCGAAAAAGGTAGTTTAGAAGTTAAAATCCCTACGGCTCCAGGTCAGGTGAAGTTTTATGATGCCAATATGCAATTGCCTTATGCGCATACTGCAAATCAGGTATATGAAATGGAATTCTACTTCGGAACCAATAAATTCTCTGCTTTAAAAGCACAGGGATATGATTTGGAACAACAGGTTGATATGGGTTACTGGCCGTTAAAATACATTAACCGTTTTATCGTATTACCGGTATTTAATTTCTTAAACGGTTTCGGCTGGAATTACGGCCTGATCATTCTGGTATTAACCATCTTGTTAAAACTTGCTTTATCACCACTTACCTACAAGTCATATTTATCAATGGCTAAAATGAGGGTTTTAAAACCAGAAATGGACGAAATTAAAGCTAAAGTAGGTGAAGATAATCCAACTCTTGTTCAACAGGAATACTTAAAGTTATATAAGAAAGCTGGTGTAAACCCATTGGGCGGATGTTTACCAATGGTGCTCCAATTGCCTTTGGTTATGGCCTTTTTCTTCTTCTTTCCTAACTTATTTGAGTTACGTGGACATAGTTTCTTGTGGATGAAAGATTTATCAACTTATGATGAGTTTATTAAATTCGGTGTAAAAATTCCATTTATTGGTGATCACTTAAGTTTAATGTGTGTATTGATGACGATCTCTACATTGATTATGACTTATTTTAACAACCAGGTTTCTGGTGCAACTGGTCAGATGAAGTATATCGGTTACATTATGCCGGTCATTTTCTTGGGTGTGTTAAATAGTTATCCTGCAGGTTTGAACTATTACTATTTCTTAGCCAACTTAATGACTTTTGGACAGCAGTTCTTAATTCGTAAAATGGTTGACGATGAGAAAATCCATGCTTTGATCCAACAGAATAAAGCGAGACCAGCTGATGAGAAAAAGAAAAAATCTAAATTCCAACAGCGTTTAGACGATTATATGCGTCAACAACAACAAGCTAAAAAGTAA
- a CDS encoding nucleoside recognition domain-containing protein yields the protein MALSRIWSGFIIVAIVVACIKCFFFGQSDIFNWMVIGKSDDPANPLKLDGIIQTCSIAVKLCIELVGTLALFMGFMAIAEKAGGIRLLSRIISPFFSKLFPEVPKGHPSMGHMIMNFSANLLGLDNAATPFGIKAMESLQELNPNKDVASNSQIMFLCLHAAGLCLIPVSVIAIRSTQNAQDPTDIFIPCMIVTFVGTMAAMLIVSFKQKINLLQPAILTWVLGISAVIAAIVWYVSRLNAASVTSFSGLLSGGLILLIFLLIVLGALYKKIDIFDSFVEGAKGGFETAIKIIPYLVGILVAVCMLRTSGTFDVIMNGIKHAFIFLGADIRFVDALPTALIRPLSGGAARGMMVSTMIANGPDSFASRLSGVFQGASDTTFYVVAVYFGAVGIRNTRYAIGSMLLADLVGVITAISMAYLFWPGLK from the coding sequence ATGGCATTAAGCAGGATTTGGTCGGGATTTATTATTGTAGCTATTGTTGTAGCTTGTATTAAATGCTTTTTCTTTGGGCAAAGCGATATTTTTAACTGGATGGTAATCGGAAAGTCCGATGATCCGGCAAATCCGCTTAAATTGGACGGGATTATTCAAACCTGCTCCATTGCTGTAAAGCTTTGCATTGAGTTAGTGGGTACTTTGGCTTTGTTTATGGGCTTTATGGCTATTGCAGAAAAAGCAGGTGGTATCCGTTTGTTATCAAGAATTATCAGTCCGTTTTTCTCAAAGCTTTTTCCTGAAGTACCAAAAGGTCACCCTTCTATGGGCCACATGATCATGAACTTTTCGGCAAACTTATTAGGATTAGACAATGCAGCTACCCCATTCGGGATTAAAGCCATGGAAAGTTTGCAGGAGTTAAATCCAAATAAAGATGTGGCCAGCAATTCGCAGATTATGTTTTTATGCCTGCACGCAGCAGGTTTGTGTTTGATTCCCGTAAGTGTAATTGCCATCCGCTCTACCCAAAATGCGCAGGATCCTACCGATATTTTTATTCCTTGCATGATTGTAACCTTTGTAGGCACCATGGCGGCCATGCTGATTGTTTCTTTCAAACAAAAAATCAATCTTTTACAACCTGCTATTTTAACATGGGTTTTGGGAATTTCAGCAGTAATTGCAGCCATCGTGTGGTATGTGAGCCGTTTAAATGCAGCAAGTGTTACTTCTTTTTCTGGCCTGCTCAGCGGCGGACTTATTTTACTGATCTTTTTACTCATTGTTCTTGGTGCGTTATACAAGAAAATAGACATCTTTGATTCTTTTGTTGAAGGTGCCAAAGGTGGATTTGAAACGGCTATCAAAATTATCCCTTATTTAGTTGGGATTTTAGTTGCTGTATGTATGCTCAGAACCAGCGGAACTTTTGATGTGATCATGAATGGGATTAAACACGCATTTATCTTTTTAGGTGCGGATATCCGTTTTGTTGATGCGCTTCCTACAGCATTGATCAGGCCATTAAGTGGCGGAGCGGCCAGGGGCATGATGGTGAGCACTATGATTGCCAACGGACCAGATTCTTTCGCCAGCAGATTATCGGGAGTATTTCAGGGCGCGTCAGATACTACCTTTTACGTAGTAGCCGTTTATTTCGGTGCTGTTGGCATCAGGAATACCCGTTACGCAATTGGTTCGATGTTATTGGCCGATTTAGTAGGTGTAATTACAGCGATAAGCATGGCTTACCTCTTTTGGCCAGGGCTAAAATAA
- a CDS encoding CTP synthase yields the protein MTKYIFVTGGVTSSLGKGIISASLAKLLQARGYRVTIQKFDPYINIDPGTLNPYEHGECFVTEDGAETDLDLGHYERFLNVPTSQANNITTGRIYQNVINKERKGEYLGKTVQVVPHITDEIKRNMRILGDSGDYDIVITELGGTVGDIESLPFIEAVRQFKWEEGSTNAIVIHLTLVPYLAAAGELKTKPTQHSVKALLEYGIQPDILVCRTEHHISPEIRKKIALFCNVNINAVVESMDASTIYDVPLLMLKEQLDKTVLAKLKLPTKNDPDMESWKDFLGRLKNPTAEVKIGLIGKYVELPDAYKSIIESFVHAGSKNECKVKVEYIHSEGLFPDNVKEKLGHLQGVLVAPGFGSRGIEGKIDAIKYVRENNIPFFGICLGMQCAVIEFGRNVLGLKDAHTTEIEENAANPVINMMEEQKKITNKGGTMRLGSYPCDIKKGTKAFSIYGKSHINERHRHRYEFNNAYLKQYEDAGMIASGMNPQTNLVEIVELKNHPFFVGGQFHPELKSTVANPHPLFVKFVAAAMEFAKKKTN from the coding sequence ATGACTAAGTATATTTTTGTTACGGGCGGTGTTACTTCCTCTTTGGGTAAGGGCATCATTTCCGCATCTTTAGCTAAACTTTTACAGGCACGTGGCTACCGTGTAACCATCCAGAAATTCGATCCGTACATCAATATCGATCCGGGAACTTTAAATCCATACGAACATGGCGAATGCTTTGTAACCGAAGATGGTGCAGAAACCGACCTGGACCTTGGTCATTATGAGCGTTTCCTTAACGTTCCAACTTCACAGGCAAATAACATTACTACTGGTCGTATTTACCAGAATGTGATTAACAAAGAGCGTAAAGGTGAATATTTAGGTAAAACCGTTCAGGTTGTGCCACACATTACAGATGAGATTAAACGCAACATGCGCATTTTGGGCGATAGCGGCGACTACGACATTGTAATTACCGAACTTGGCGGAACTGTGGGTGATATTGAATCTTTACCTTTTATTGAAGCCGTACGTCAGTTTAAATGGGAAGAAGGCAGTACTAACGCCATCGTAATTCACTTAACCCTTGTGCCTTATTTAGCGGCTGCTGGTGAGTTAAAAACAAAACCAACACAACACTCTGTTAAAGCATTATTAGAATATGGTATCCAGCCAGATATCTTGGTTTGCCGTACCGAGCATCACATCAGTCCCGAGATTAGAAAAAAAATTGCATTATTTTGTAACGTTAACATCAATGCGGTAGTCGAATCGATGGATGCATCAACTATTTATGATGTGCCATTGTTGATGTTAAAAGAACAATTAGATAAAACTGTACTAGCGAAATTAAAACTGCCTACCAAAAACGATCCGGATATGGAAAGCTGGAAAGATTTCTTAGGCCGTTTAAAAAACCCAACGGCTGAAGTAAAAATCGGTTTGATTGGTAAATATGTAGAATTACCTGATGCTTATAAATCAATTATCGAATCTTTTGTACATGCAGGTTCGAAAAATGAATGTAAGGTTAAAGTTGAATATATCCACTCTGAAGGTCTTTTTCCTGATAACGTAAAAGAAAAATTAGGTCATTTACAAGGTGTTTTAGTGGCTCCTGGTTTTGGTAGCCGTGGTATAGAAGGTAAAATTGATGCCATTAAATATGTTCGCGAAAACAACATTCCTTTCTTTGGAATCTGTTTGGGTATGCAATGTGCAGTTATCGAATTTGGGCGCAATGTTTTGGGCTTAAAAGATGCGCACACTACTGAAATTGAAGAAAATGCTGCTAATCCGGTAATTAACATGATGGAAGAGCAGAAAAAAATTACCAATAAAGGTGGAACGATGCGTTTGGGTTCTTATCCTTGCGACATTAAAAAGGGAACAAAAGCTTTTTCTATTTATGGAAAATCGCACATCAATGAGCGTCACCGTCACCGTTACGAATTTAACAATGCTTACTTAAAGCAATATGAGGATGCCGGTATGATTGCATCGGGTATGAATCCTCAAACCAATTTGGTTGAAATTGTGGAGCTTAAAAACCATCCTTTTTTCGTTGGCGGACAGTTTCACCCAGAATTAAAATCAACAGTTGCTAATCCTCACCCACTTTTTGTTAAATTTGTCGCCGCTGCGATGGAGTTTGCGAAAAAGAAAACGAATTAA